From Desulfurella amilsii, the proteins below share one genomic window:
- a CDS encoding SAM-dependent methyltransferase — MNTTREFQKFIEQALEEASKEVSSQITYWDGTTKHFGSEPHKISIKINAKNVLEDLFSDLSLGFGEHYVSQNIEVTGNLKDLLYLENFIKKNNIRVPAKTKLAIAVNKLSNINSKKGAKKNISYHYDLGNDFFGLFLDKSYTYSCAYFKTPDDSLETAQNNKYELICRKIYLKDNDKVVDVGCGFGGFLIYAAKRNNIKGLGCTISKNQYEFAKQRIKEEGLSDKIEVVYEDYRNLTGTFNKFVSIGAYEHIGKNYADVFFSKLKAILESGALGLLHTIGHNEPLPTDPWTLKYIFPGGYLPSLEELVKRLRKKKFYIIDIENLRPHYAKTIEHWIEHFEKNIGKVKQTFDEKFIRMWRLYLNGAYASFKWGDTQLYQIVFSKGQIQIPLYRGQIYNNWKANV, encoded by the coding sequence AGAGTTTCAAAAATTTATTGAACAGGCTCTTGAAGAAGCAAGCAAGGAAGTTTCTTCACAGATTACCTATTGGGATGGCACAACCAAACATTTTGGGAGTGAACCGCACAAAATAAGTATAAAAATAAATGCTAAAAATGTACTTGAAGATTTATTTAGTGACTTGAGCTTGGGTTTTGGAGAGCACTACGTAAGCCAGAATATTGAAGTAACTGGAAATTTAAAGGATTTGCTGTATCTTGAAAATTTCATAAAAAAGAACAATATAAGGGTACCTGCAAAAACAAAACTTGCCATTGCAGTAAATAAGCTTTCAAATATAAATTCAAAAAAGGGCGCTAAAAAAAATATATCTTACCATTATGACTTGGGCAACGATTTTTTTGGTTTGTTTTTGGATAAAAGCTATACGTATTCTTGCGCTTACTTTAAAACTCCAGATGATAGTTTAGAGACTGCACAAAACAATAAATATGAACTTATATGCAGAAAGATCTACTTAAAAGACAATGATAAAGTTGTAGATGTTGGTTGTGGTTTTGGTGGTTTTTTGATATATGCAGCAAAGAGAAACAATATAAAAGGCTTAGGCTGCACTATATCTAAAAACCAGTATGAATTTGCAAAACAAAGAATAAAAGAGGAAGGCTTAAGCGATAAAATAGAAGTTGTTTATGAAGACTACAGGAACCTAACAGGGACTTTCAACAAATTTGTTTCAATAGGAGCATATGAGCATATTGGGAAAAATTATGCTGATGTGTTTTTTAGCAAACTCAAGGCCATTCTAGAGTCAGGTGCGCTTGGGCTTTTGCATACAATTGGGCATAATGAGCCACTGCCTACTGATCCATGGACGCTTAAGTATATATTTCCCGGCGGATACTTGCCTTCTTTAGAAGAATTGGTTAAAAGACTAAGGAAGAAAAAGTTTTATATTATCGATATAGAAAACCTAAGGCCTCACTACGCCAAAACAATTGAACACTGGATAGAGCATTTTGAAAAAAATATAGGCAAAGTCAAACAGACGTTCGACGAAAAGTTTATTAGAATGTGGAGGTTGTATTTAAATGGTGCCTACGCTTCCTTTAAGTGGGGTGATACTCAACTTTATCAGATAGTCTTTTCAAAAGGCCAAATTCAAATACCTTTATACAGAGGCCAAATATACAATAATTGGAAAGCAAATGTATGA